The genomic stretch GGCTCTCCTAAGTGCCCGGAGAAGGAGTCGGAGACCTACGAGAAGTACGTCACCGAGCATCCTGACTCCCCCAAGGCGGCGGAAGCGCTGTATTCTGCCATGTACCGCCAAAGTGTGCTGGTAGACATCTACGCCGCGAACGAGGACAGGAAGAAATCCGACGGCGCAAAGGCGAAGGCGCGGGATCTGGCTGGTAAGCTGGTAAGTCACTGGCCGCAGACGGATTATGCGGCCAGGGCCGCCGCTTTGGTATACAAGTTGGAGCAGGATATTCCCATTTACGGTATCGATCGCGAGTAGACGGCAGGGCCGGAGGTTTCTTGAACGATTACGTATTGTCTGTGTTGCTAGGCATTGTGGAGGGATTGACGGAGTTTCTGCCGGTCAGTTCCACCGCTCACCTGAGAATTACCGAAGCATTGTTGCAAATCAATCTGACCAATCCCTACTGGAAGATGTACACCATCGTGATCCAGTTAGGCGCGATTCTGGCCCTGCTGCTGCTGTTCCTGGGCAGGATCATCGAATTTCTGCGCACCTTTCCCGAGGGCGAGGAAGGCGACCGCACCGTCTTCAACCATCCGCTGACACTGACCCTTGTCGCCTTTGTCTGCACCGCGGTTCCCTCGCTGCTGCTGACCAAGCTGATCGGCAAGCACCTGGAAAGCATCCGCATCATGGCGCTGGCGCTGGTGATCGGCGGCATCATCATGTGGGTGGTAGACGCATGGAGCGTTCGTCGCGAGGCGACCACCAGGGACGTAGAGCAGATGTCGCTGGGGCAAGCTATCTGGATTGGCCTGTGCCAGACGCTTTCCGCCGTCTTTCCGGGAACGTCCCGTTCCATGTCGACCATCGCCGCCGGTCAACTCGTGGGTATGACCCGCTCGGCTGCGCTGGAGTTCAGCTTCCTGGTCTCGATTCCAACCATGATCGCGGCGACCGGCTACGACCTGCTGAAGACTCTGCACCCGAAGCACGTCGAGGGCGCGGAGGCGATAGCTCCCCTGGTAATGACGGGACACGACTGGGTTGTGCTGGCCATCGGCTTCGTGGTCTCGTTTGTGGTGGCCCTGGGATGCGTGGAGTGGTTCCTGCAGTGGGTCCGCAATCACGGATTCGTACTGTTCGCCATCTACCGCATCGTTGTGGGCGGATTGCTACTGGTCTTTGGCACGAAGCTCTTCGGAATGTAGAGGATAGGCGGAGCCGGGAGGCTGTCCCGGTTCCCTGTCCCAGTCCGCTATCTCAGCCTCCCTGCCCCGTTCCCCCGATCCCTGTATCTGCCCTGCCTGCCGGTTCCGCGTACCCCGTTCTGGTAGTTGGAGATGTGGATACCACCCCGGGGATTTTGTCCCCCCGGAGAGTCCATTCTGGGATAATTGGAATTGCTCTGGTGTTCGGGATGTGTTGCCGATGGACCGAATTTCCGTTCCACCGCGGGCATCGTCGCGCGCCTCAATGAAGCCACTCAAATTGGTACTGACGCCTACGCGCAACCGCCGCCTGAACGAACTGGTCGGGCTGATGCTGCTTGTTGCGGCTAGCCTCCTTCTCCTCTCGCTTCTCTCCTATCGGGCTACGGACCCCTCGCTGAATACGGTGGGCGGATTTGCCGCGGGCCGTCCTGCGCACAACTGGACGGGGCTGATCGGCGCCACCATCAGCGATCTGCTATTGCAGGTCGAGGGCCTTGGCGCGTTCTGCTTTCCCCTGTTTCTTGGCGGCCTCGGCTACACCTGGCTGCGTTCCAGGCCGGCAGGGCCACCCCTGGCCAAGTGGAGCGGAGTGGCTCTGAGCCTGATTTTTGTGCCGGCGCTGCTCGGCCTGTTGCCCGGCCATATGCTGTGGATGCATACTCTTCCGATTGAAGGGCTGGTGGGCCACCTGGTGGTGGACGCGCTGGTTGCCTACCTGAACTTTCCCGGAGCCTGCGTGGTGGTGGTGACGATGGTCGCCATCGCTGCCTACCTGAGCACGACTTTCTCCTTTAACACCAGCCGCGATTGGCTGGTGGTGCGTTTTGCGTTTCTGTCGAACTGGCGCGATCGCTGGACCAACTGGAAGATGGCGCGTGCTCGGGCCAAAGAACTGAAGCGCGCCCGCAAACAAGAAGCAGCTCGCGAAAAAGCACTGGTAAAGGCTCGCAAGGCAGTCGGCAAGTCGCAGAAGGTGACTCCAGCCACGACCGAGGAAGAAGAGGACACGGGCAATCGTCGTGCCGGCTTTGCCGAACTCTACGACGAGCCTGCGCCGCCGCCAACCCTATGGGAGCAGATGCCGCGCGCGAAGGTTCCCGATCCCGAACCGGAGCCTATTCCGGTGGAAGAGTTGAAGCCCCGGCTGGTGCCTCCGCGGGCCAAGGCTGTCCCGGACCCCGTGCCGACGCCGGAGGAGGGCTGGGTTGAAGACGCCGCTGAGCCAGGCCAGCCGCAGCAGCAGGATGCAGACGAAGGCATCGTGGTCGGCGAACGCGCCGACGCTGTGCTCCGACCGGTAACCGTGACTCCGAAATCGGTCAGCGGCTTCAAGCTGCCGCCCAGTTCCCTGCTCTTCCGCAGTGAAGAGGAGCAGGTAGTCCGCGAAGATGAACTGCGGGCAGATGCCCAGGTGCTGGTGGAGAAATGTGCCGAGTTCGGCGTGCTGGGCCAGGTGGTGCAGATCAATCCCGGGCCGGTGGTCACGACCTTCGAGTTCCGGCCCGAGGCGGGCGTGAAGTATAGCCGCGTCACTGGCCTCTCCGACGATCTCTGCCTGGCGATGCGGGCAGAGAGCATCCTGATCGAGCGCATGGCAGGCAAGAGCACCGTGGGCATCCAGGTTCCGAACCATGAGCGCGAGACGATCTGGTTGCGGGACGTCATCGAATCGGAGACCTTCGGGCATGCCAAGTCGCGTCTGACTCTGGCAATGGGCAAGGACATCAACGGCCGCATTGTGACCGCAGATCTGGCGACCATGCCTCACGTGCTGATCGCAGGATCGACGGGCAGCGGCAAATCGGTGGCCATCAACGCCATGATCATGTCCGTGCTCTATCGCTCCACGCCGGAGCAGGTACGGCTGATCCTGGTCGATCCCAAGCGCGTGGAACTGGGGATGTACGAGGGGATTCCGCACCTCTTTACGCCCATCATCACCGAGCCCAAGCTTGCGGCGAATGCTCTGCGCAATGCGGTGCGCGAGATGGAGCGGCGGCTGAAGCTGCTGGCCTCCCGCAGCGTGCGCAACATCGACCAGTACAACAAGCTGTTTGAGAATGGCACGCCGAGCATGTTCGAGGACTCGGAGGAGCAGCAGCCGCTGCCCTACATCATCATCATCATCGACGAGCTTGCCGACCTGATGATGCTGGATAAGTCGAATGTGGAAGAGGCCATCACGCGGCTGGCGCAGATGGCGCGTGCCGTGGGCATCCACCTGATCCTTGCGACCCAGCGGCCCTCGGTGGATGTCATCACAGGGCTGATCAAGGCCAACGTGCCGACGCGGATCTCCTTCCGCCTGGCAACCAAGGTGGACTCGCGAACGATTCTGGATTCGAATGGAGCGGAGTGCCTCCTGGGCCGCGGCGACATGCTCTTTCTGCCGCCGGGAACCTCGCGCCTGCAGCGCCTGCACGCTCCCTTCGTAACGGAAAAAGAGACGGCGGCGGTGGTTGGCTTCTGGAAGAATCAGGGCGAGGCGGAGTATGCGCACGGATTCCTCGATTCTCCCAAGGACGACAAGGGGCGCGACCTGGATACAGTGAGCGACGACGACAACGACGAGTTGTTCGAGGACGCGGTGCGCCTGATTCTGGAGTTCGGCAAGGCTTCCACTTCCCTGCTGCAACGTCGTCTGCGCATTGGCTACGGACGCGCGGCGCACCTGATCGACATGATGGAACGCGACGGCATCGTAGGCCCCGCCGATGGCTCCAAGCCAAGAGAGATTCTGAAACCACCGGACTGGCTGAACCAGGTCGATCCTGTCATGCGCTAGGTCGATCCTTTCATGGGCTAGGCGTGCGTCGTTCTCATGGCTTCCTTGCTGACTGGTGGCTCTACGTGTCGCGGCGAAGAGCCAGCCAGTCGTGCTGATAGGCGAAGCTGATGGCGAGCAGCACCACGCCCAGCGCCAAAAAGCTGGCCACGCGATATCCCTGGCTGAGTTGACTGGCATCGAAGAGAAATACCTTGGCAATCGCCAGCGCGAGCAGGACCAGGGCCTGCCAGCGCAGGAACGCCGAGCGCGCGAGGAAACCCGTCGCCATCAACGCCGCCCCATAGGCCATGAACCAGCCGCTGTAGGCAAATTGCGAATAGACCAGATCGCGGGGATCGATCACTCTGCAGAGGTTCCCGGCAAGGCTGGCTCCGCAGGTCCAGTAATGGTGAATTTCAAATGCGACGGACCATAGCGCCACGACATTGAAGGCAATCGTGAGGAGGGCAGCGAGTGCGCTCCAGGAGAGCACGGACTTCTGCTCCGCATGCCTGAGGCCCAGCACACTGATCCGCAGGGCGACGGCAAAGGCCGCAAGCGCCGCCATGTATGTGGCGAAGTGGGCATTGAGAACGACGTCCACCGGCTGATGCAGCGGATCGCTGATCTCCAGCAGCAAGAGGCTGAGGAAGCAGAGGACCACAACGGCAGCGCCCAGTTCGCGCCTGCCGGGACGAGGCCGCCAGAATGCGATGGCGATCCCTGCCAGCGCTTCCCCCAGCCACCCCAGCACGATGGCGTATCCAGTGAAGTGGAACCAGATGGCGAGCGCGACAAAGAAGGCGGCCAGCGCCTCCTGCGTGACGAAGAACTTGCGCTCGGCGACGTTTGCCCGCGGTTGCAATCGCGCGAGGTGGGATAGCGCGATCGACGCTGCAGCCAGGACGAGCGCGATCCACTGGCGCAGCCACGCCTGCTGCGGGTGCGCCACCAGCGAATATGCCTCGATGGCCGCGAGCAAAGCAATCGCGACCGGAGCGGCGACAAGAAATATACTCGCAGCGGGCGGGGCGGACTCGCTCCCGAAACTGCGCAGGGTAAGCAGCGGAACAGCCGAAAACACTACGAAGAACAGCGCCACAAACGTGAGCGTAAGAGCGGCCAGGGGTGGGTGGTAGAACTCGCCAAACCAGGCAAAGAAATAGAATCCCGTGCCAACGAAGGCTCCAACCGGCAATCGCAACCAGGACCGCAAATCCGCCAGCAGTACCACTCCGACGGAGAGCAGCAGCAGGTAGCCGAAGAGAAAGATCTCGTGATCCTCGCCGGTAGACAGCAGCCCCGGAGTCACCAGCCCACCCAGCAGCGCATAGGTTGCCAGCACCTCGGATCGCTGCCGCCAGGAGAAATATGCATTTGTAACCGTTACTGCGACCATACCAAGAAAGGCCACCGCAGCCGGCACCAGGTGATAGACATTGAACGAGGCCCACAGGGACAGGTACGCGATACCGCTGCCCAATGCTTTGAGCGTGTAAGAAAATGCGGGGTATCCCTTATGGCGAAAGCGCTCCGACCAGAGCGCGAGAGCCACAGCCAGAATCAGCCCAATCGCGATCTGCACCGGCGGCCCAATCCAGTTGCGATCGAAGGCCAGCTTGAGGAACCAGGCCATGGCGAAGAGGACGGCGACAATCCCGACGCGGTTGAAGAGCTGCGAGCCGATTCGCTGCTCCAGCGTCCTAGTTGTACCCGCCGTTTTAGTACCCGCCGTAGTGCCTGATTTTGCTGTGCCCGATGTTGTTACGCCCGATGTTGTCGTGCCCGTCTCTCGGATATGTTCCGGCACAGGTGGCGTTTCGCCGGGCCGTCGCACGGTGGCTGCCGGAGGCGGCGTGGCAGCTTGCCCAGGCGGGGTCGGGGATGCCGCAGAGTCTGGCATAGCCTCCAATCGCTGGACACGAGCCGCCAGTTCCCGAACCTGCTGCCGTAACTCCTCGAGTTCGCTATCCCGACCCATGCCCGTCAATGTACAGCAAGCGAGACAGGAGGCAAAGATATGCGGCAGACGGAGGCGCCAGGGGCCTCCTCCTATGGCACTGTGCGGAGGCATCTTGCAGAACTCGAGTGTACAAGGTTGGTTCGTGACGGATCGAGAGTCCGCGTCACCATCGATGGCAAGGCACACGATCGATGGCACGGCAAACACGATCGAGGACCACAACACAAAGAGATCCGTAAAAGAGATCCGTCGATATTCGCAGGAATGGATTAGGATTTCCGTGTGCCTGGAGGCACCCGAATGTTGGATGCAAAGAGAATTACCTCCCACGCCGTCTTTGCAGCGATGAGTGCGCTTGTGCTGATGGCTCCGGTTCGATTGCCCGCGGCCGAGAGCGCATCTCCCTACACGGTGCAGCAGACGTGGACCATCGGCGGTGAAGGCGGATGGGATTATCTAACCGTCGATTCGACGGCGCGGCTGCTCTACATTGCACGCGGCCCTCGCGTGCAAATTGTCAATCTGCAGACGGGCAAGCTGGCGGGGGAGATTGCCGGTTTCCAGGGCACGCATGGAATCGCGCTCGATGCATCCGGCAAGTCAGGCTACATCAGCGACGGCAGAGGCAACCGCGTCGCCGTCTTTGACCGAGCCACGCGCAAGGTGACGGCGACCATCGCGACGGGCAAAAATCCGGACGGGATTCTCTACGAACCAAAGACCGGGCGCGTCCTTGCCTTTAACGGCGGCAGCAAGGATGTAACCGTGATTGATACACATACCAACAAGGTAGTGGCAACGATCGCTCTGCCAGGGCGGCCCGAGTTTCCGCAGGCAGATGGAAAAGGGACGGTCTTCGTGAATCTCGAAGACACCAGCCAGATTGCACGCATCGACGCGGCCACCGCAAAGGTGACGGCAACCTGGCCGATCGCCCCTGGGGAAGAGCCCTCCGGCATGGCGATCGACGCAGCTCATGACCGCCTCTTCAGCGTGTGCAGCAACAAGAAGATGATCGTAGTCGATGCAACGTCGGGCAAGGTCGTCGCCACTCCCACGATTGGCGGCGGACCGGATGCAGCAGGTTTCGACGCGGCGGGTTCGGTCGTCTTCAGCTCGAACGGCGAAGGCACCCTGACGATACTTTCGCAGAAATCGCCGAATGATTACGAGACGCTGCAGACGTTGGCGACCAAGCCGGGTGCGCGCACCATGGCCGTCGACCGCGCAACCGGCAAGGTCTATCTGGTTTCCGCGGACTTCGGTCCACGGCCTGCGTCCACACCGGAAAATCCCAGACCACGGCCGGCCATTCTGCCCCACAGCTTCGTTGTGCTCGTCGTCGGACGCTGAGGGCTGCGATGACCAGACAGAGCCAGACCGATAAAGCGCACAGCATCCTGGTGGTGGATGACGACCCCATCAGCCGGGAGCTGGTGGCTCTCCTGCTCGGGTCGGAAGGCCATTCCGTGACCCAGGCAGCTACCGGAAACGAGGCGCTGGAGGCGCTGGCGCATGCCGATGCCCGGGAACGCCCCTCAGCCATCCTCGTCGATCTGAACATGCCGGGCCTGTGCGGAGAAGAGTTGGCGCGGCAGCTTCGCCGGCACGCCGGCAGCGACGTACGCATTCTGGCGATGAGCGCCAGTGAGCCCGCCACCACCGCACCTTTCGACGGCTTTCTGCTGAAGCCCATCGACACGGCGGCGCTTGCTCGGCTGCTGGCCGAGGACGATGCCGGGCCCGCAACGCCCAGTGGCCCTCCGGTGGCCGAGGACTCTCCCGTGCTGAATCAAGCCATCTTTGCCAGGTTGCAGGGCATGATGCCGAAGGCGTTGATGCGGGAGGTATTCGAGACCTGCATTGAGGATGTGCATCAGCGCATCCCGAAGATGACGGAATGCCTGGAGCAAGGGGACCTGAAGGGCCTGCGCCAGGCAGCGCACGCCATCAAGGGCGGCGCTTCCATGATTGGCGCGGCAAGGCTGTCGCAAATCGCAGGAAAGATTGAAGCGGGTAGTTATCAACCAGATGAGGGGCAGAGATTCCTGAAAGAATTGTCTTCTGCTTGCGACGAACTGCGGCGTATCCTGCTGGAAAGAAATGCCGGAAAGCTTTGGTGATCAAGGTATGAAAACCACACCCATTCGAGTCAAGAGCCCGACGACGCGTGCCATCAGAATCCTGCTGGCGGACGATCATCCTGTGGTTCGCATCGGCGTTCGAAATATGCTGCAGTCCGATCCCGGACTGGAGGTGGTGGGCGAAGCATCCGATGGCGATGATGCGATCACGCAGACACTGGAGCTGCTGCCCGATGTTCTTCTGCTGGACGTGCAGATGCCTCGCCTGCCCGGACTGGAGGCGATGCGCGCGATCATGAGCGGCTCGCCTACTGTGAAGATTATGCTGCTGACCAGCCTGATCAGCACCCAGCAGGTGATTGAAGCGCTGCAGATCGGCGCCCGCGGCATTGTGTTGAAGGACGCCGTCACGGATCACCTGACTACGGCCATCCGGGCTGTCGCCTCGGGCGATTACTGGATCGGCGGCAAGCGGGTTGTCAATCTGGTCGGCGCGCTGCACGATCTGATGCAGAAGGCCGCGGTTCCCGAGCGGAAGACCTACGGGCTGACCCCGCGCGAACTGGAAGTGGTGGGCTGCATTGTGGAAGGTTGCAGCAATCGCGACATCGCGAAGCAGTTCTCGCTGAGCGAGGAGACGGTGAAGCGGCATCTCTCGAACATCTTCGACAAGACGGGTGTCTCCACGCGGCTGGAACTGGCTCTGTTTGCCATCGCGCACCACCTCGTCACTCCCCAGTTTTCCTGATTTTTAGTTTTCCTAAGCTTAATCCGCAACCGGAGCGAAGCCCTCACACCGCTGCAGCGTGGGGGGCTTCGCTCTTTGTGGCTCTCCCGGTCAGACGCAACGCATCCAATTACAAAAATCGACGGAGGTACTGCCGTGAAGATCGCCTTTCTTGGGCTGGGAAAGATGGGAATGCCAATCGCCCGGAGGCTGCACGAAAGCGGAGCCGATGTGACGGCGTGGAATCGTACTGCGAAGCCGATGGCTGAGCTTGGCGGATTGCAGGTAGCCCCAGCGGCGAAGGACGCAGTCGCCGGATGTGACATCGTCTTTACCATGCTGAACGACGACGCGGCGGTGAGCAGCGTTGTGCTTGGTGAGGGAGGAGTCGCCACATCTATGGCTCCGGGCGCAATCCATGTCTCGTTGAGCACCATCAGCGTGCAACTCTCCGAGCGGCTGACGGCGGAGCACAGCAGACTGGGGCAGACCTTTGTCGCCGCGCCTGTCTTCGGCCGCCCGAACGTTGCGGAGCAGGGCAAGCTTTGGATCGCGATCGCCGGAGAGCCAGCTGCAGTCGAGCGCCTGCATCCTCTGCTGTCCGCCATCAGCCGGGGCATCACCATTGTGGGTGCGGAGCCCAGGCAGGCCCACGCGCTCAAGCTGGGCGGCAACTTCATGATTACCGCCATGATCCAGGCGTTGAGCGAGGGCTTCGTCTTCGCGAGCGCACAGGGCATCGATCCCACGGTTTTTCTGGAGACGGTGAATGCGGCGCTCTTCCAGTCGCCGTTCTATGCGTCCTATGGCAAGGTCATGCTCAATCCGACGAAACAGCCCGAGGCAACCATCGCGCTCGGCATCAAGGACACCAACCTTCTTCGGGAAGCGGCCAGCGCCAGCAAGACACGTCTGCCGCTGGCGGATCTGCTCGGGCGGCAGTTGCAAATGGCGTCCGACGCCGGTCTGGCGCGAGAGGATTGGGCCGTCGGGCAATACCATCTGGCGCAGAGCGTGGCTCTCACCCGATAACTCGCATCTTGATACTATGGGCGTTATGACGGCACTCAATGGCAAGATCGTTTTCATTACTGGAGCGAGCGCGGGTATCGGCGAGGCCTGCGCCCAGGCATTTGCATCGGCAGGAGCGCGGCTGCTGCTGGCAGCAAGGCGCAAGGATCGGCTGGAGCAGAGCGCTCTGAAGCTGCGGAGCCTGGGCGCTCCCGATGTTCACCTGCTGCAATTGGATGTGACCCAGGCAACGGCTGTAGCAGCGGCCATCTCCGGCCTGCCGGAGCAGTGGAAGGCTATCGATGTGCTGGTGAACAACGCCGGGCTTAGCCGCGGACTGGATAAACTCTACGCCGGGCAACTGGACGACTGGGAAGAGATGATCGACACCAACGTGAAGGGGCTGCTCTACGTCACGCGCGCGGTCGTTCCTGGAATGGTGAGCCGGGGCCGCGGCCATGTCGTCAACCTGGGATCGACGGCAGGTGAGCTCACCTATCCCGGCGGAGCTGTGTACTGCGCCACCAAGGCGGCAGAGCGCTCCATCAACGATGGCCTGCGGCAGGATCTTCTAGGGACACCGGTACGGGTGACCACCGTCGATCCCGGCATGGTGGAGACTGAGTTCAGCGAGGTACGCTTCCGAGGCGATACGGAGCGGGCTGCGAAGGTCTACCATGGGCTTACCCCGCTGACCGCGGCAGATGTGGCAGACGCCATCCTCTGGGCGACGACCCGGCCTGCCCACGTGAACATTGCCCGCGTCTCGCTAACATCGATCGATCAGGCCAATTCGCTCTTATTTAACCGGAAAGCGTGATCGAAGCAGGGTTCTCGCATACACTCCGAACAAACATTCGGGCGGGGCGAAACCCCGGCATCTTTTCAGAGCGTTTTCTTAGAGCAAGAGCGGAAGATGTGGGATATTCCAGCGTCCACGCCCGGCGCTCCATTGCTCCATAGACAGTTGCTCTGGATACACAGGGATAGATTGCTTCGTCAGCAGCAGGCTGCGCGACGGCGGTTCGATTAAGCGAGCGCTTCCAGCTTCAGTTCAACATCAGCCAGTGCAGCGGTCAGAGCGGCGCGGCGATAAGGACTGGCGGTACGCTCCGACAGGATCCGTTCCCGCTGCAGGTTCAGAACCTGCCTCTCGCGCTCAACAGCGGCTTTGGCGATCGCCAGTTGCCGCTTGAGTTCTGGAGTCAACTCCGTCCGGGCCGATTCCGACTCTTTGAGTGCCATTTGCTCTTCTACGCTTTTGCTTTCCCATCCTTTAGACATACTTCTATGTTACGTGTTTTTCCACAATCCGGAGCATACTTTGTCGCATCTTCACTGTAGTCGATGTCATTTAACACAGGAGTCAACGATGAAAGCATGGCGAATTGGGACTTTTGGAGTGGAGCAACTGGAGCAGGTGGAGATCGCTATGCCAGTTCCGGGGCCGCGAGATGTTCTGGTGCGCATCCATGCGGTTTCCTTGAACTTCCGCGATCTATTGATGGTAAAGGGGCTTTACAACCCCAAGATGGCGCTGCCACGAATTCCCTGCTCTGACGGTGCCGGGGAGATCGTCGAAGTCGGCTCCGAGGTGCAGGGCTGGAAGGTGGGCGACCGCGTCGCAGGCATCTTCATGCAGAACTGGCTGGATGGGAACCTCACCGCTGCCAAGTCTCGTGGCGCATTGGGCGGCGACATCGACGGCATGCTGGCCGAGTATGTGGCGCTGCCGGCTGAGGGAGTGGTGGCCGTTCCTGCACACCTGACGTATGGGGAGGCCGCGACTCTACCGTGTGCCGCCGTGACCGCATGGAATGCCGTGAACCGCGCGCACCAGGTGCGAGCGGGAGAGACGGTGGTCATCCAGGGAACGGGTGGAGTATCGCTCTTCGCCCTGCAATTCGCCAGGTTGCTGGGAGCACGCGTCATCGGAACCTCCAGCAGCGATGAAAAGCTGGCCAGGGCCAGGAAGCTCGATCTCGATGCTGGATTGAACTACCGCAAGCAATCGGACTGGGCTTCCTGGGTTCTGGAGCAGACCGGCGGAGAAGGCGCGGACCTGATCGTCGAAGTGGGAGGAGCGGGAACCCTGCAGCAGTCGCTGAAGGCGGTGCGTTTTGCCGGGACTATCGCGCAGATCGGCATTCTGACGGGGAATGAGGAGAAGCTTCCCATTGGCCCTATGCTGCATAAACAGATCAGGATACAGGCGATCTCGGTCGGCTCAAGACAGGACTTCCTGGACATGAATCGCGCTATTAGCCACTCCAAGCTGAAACCGGCTATAGGTAACGTATTTAGTTTCAACAGCATAAAGGAAGCCCTCGCAACGATGGAAGGCGGATCGCACTTCGGCAAGATCGTCATTCGCATTACGGACTAACCATCTAAACCCATGGCCATGAGTAAAAACGAGATGAATTTCTCATCTCTATAGGTGCTACTTTTGGCGTATTGTGGCATCTCTATAGACGTGCAGATTCGGCGGCTATTAACGCCGGACCTCCACTGAGTGGAATTTGGCCCTTTCCCAGATCTGCTTGCCAAACTCAGGGGAGATGAAAGGAGACTCGTATGGAATGGATATATGCTGTCTTGGATTTCCTGTACGACGCCCTCTTCGGATGCCGACATGACAGGCTGACGCGCCCCTTTACCATTGAACGGCAGACCTACAAGGTTTGCCTCGACTGCGGAAGACACATGTATTACTCCGCGGAACGGATGGAGCCACTGACTCCCCGCGAACTTCGCCGTATGAGAGAGATTGAGGCCGGCGAGGTGAAAATTCTTCCAACTCCGACACACACGCCGCATCTGGTTCCCAGCGCGGATCGAGAGACGGGTGCCGCCGCATAAACCGATACCTGCGGGCAGGGAGGCGAGTCACTCCTCCCTACCCGGTCTCCTTCCGGTTTTTTTCGGCACAGCTTTCGGCACATTCTTGGGTCGACCAGGGAAATCCCCATTTCCTGGATGACTTTTTTCGTCGTATGAACGTCGAAAGGCTGAGCTTCGTGTTCAATAGGAATTGGTGGCTCGCAAGGGCCTCCATCCAAAACACAAGAAAAGGCCGGTCTTTCCATGATGATCAAAATTTCCTTGCAGCGTGTGGCTGGGCTCATCCTGCCGCTTGCCCTTATGGTTGCAGGTTGCGGCGGCAACACCTCCAGCCCCAGCAACGGAACTTTCAGCATCAGCCCGGCATCGACCACCCTGGATACCAATACACAGCAGACCTTCAAAGCCACCCTGAATAACGGGCAGCCGGCAAACGTGACCTGGCAGGTTGCGAACGGCGATACAACCGCTGGCGCAGGCAGCATCACAACTGCAGGCGTGTATACCCCGCCGGCATATCTCACCGCCAATTCCGTGCAGGTTCGCGTGACCGCCACGCTCAACAGCAATACTTCCAGCAGTGCCTCGGCGATGGTGACGGTAACCCCGGGATTCCTGCAGCCCTTGAGCCCGGAGAACTCCTCGCTCACCGCCGGATCGAGCATGGACGTGCAGGGCTCGATCTCCGAGGTCGGCGCGGGCAAGATTAATTGGGTGGTGAGCACCACGGCAAACGGTTCAGACGGCGGCTCATCGCTGGGCACGCTCAGTCAGTCCTCCTGCCAGACAGGCGCCAACACCTACACCACCT from Acidisarcina sp. encodes the following:
- a CDS encoding NAD(P)-dependent alcohol dehydrogenase, whose translation is MKAWRIGTFGVEQLEQVEIAMPVPGPRDVLVRIHAVSLNFRDLLMVKGLYNPKMALPRIPCSDGAGEIVEVGSEVQGWKVGDRVAGIFMQNWLDGNLTAAKSRGALGGDIDGMLAEYVALPAEGVVAVPAHLTYGEAATLPCAAVTAWNAVNRAHQVRAGETVVIQGTGGVSLFALQFARLLGARVIGTSSSDEKLARARKLDLDAGLNYRKQSDWASWVLEQTGGEGADLIVEVGGAGTLQQSLKAVRFAGTIAQIGILTGNEEKLPIGPMLHKQIRIQAISVGSRQDFLDMNRAISHSKLKPAIGNVFSFNSIKEALATMEGGSHFGKIVIRITD
- a CDS encoding response regulator transcription factor, with the protein product MKTTPIRVKSPTTRAIRILLADDHPVVRIGVRNMLQSDPGLEVVGEASDGDDAITQTLELLPDVLLLDVQMPRLPGLEAMRAIMSGSPTVKIMLLTSLISTQQVIEALQIGARGIVLKDAVTDHLTTAIRAVASGDYWIGGKRVVNLVGALHDLMQKAAVPERKTYGLTPRELEVVGCIVEGCSNRDIAKQFSLSEETVKRHLSNIFDKTGVSTRLELALFAIAHHLVTPQFS
- a CDS encoding NAD(P)-dependent oxidoreductase codes for the protein MKIAFLGLGKMGMPIARRLHESGADVTAWNRTAKPMAELGGLQVAPAAKDAVAGCDIVFTMLNDDAAVSSVVLGEGGVATSMAPGAIHVSLSTISVQLSERLTAEHSRLGQTFVAAPVFGRPNVAEQGKLWIAIAGEPAAVERLHPLLSAISRGITIVGAEPRQAHALKLGGNFMITAMIQALSEGFVFASAQGIDPTVFLETVNAALFQSPFYASYGKVMLNPTKQPEATIALGIKDTNLLREAASASKTRLPLADLLGRQLQMASDAGLAREDWAVGQYHLAQSVALTR
- a CDS encoding SDR family NAD(P)-dependent oxidoreductase, translating into MTALNGKIVFITGASAGIGEACAQAFASAGARLLLAARRKDRLEQSALKLRSLGAPDVHLLQLDVTQATAVAAAISGLPEQWKAIDVLVNNAGLSRGLDKLYAGQLDDWEEMIDTNVKGLLYVTRAVVPGMVSRGRGHVVNLGSTAGELTYPGGAVYCATKAAERSINDGLRQDLLGTPVRVTTVDPGMVETEFSEVRFRGDTERAAKVYHGLTPLTAADVADAILWATTRPAHVNIARVSLTSIDQANSLLFNRKA